The DNA window ATGCGCGCGGCAATACCGGCCACATGACTGCCTTGGAATCGAGCGATGGTGAGCTCTTTTTCGCTGGGCTGGCGGCTGCCATCCGGGCCTGCCAGAGTCGCTGCACCGTAGGGGCCACCACCACGAGTTTCGGATACGTCGGTCAGCTCGGGGATCGCGTAGGGCAGGCCGACGATCACCATGCCGTGATGCGCCAAAGTGTTCCAAGTTGAGGTGATGGTGGTCTCCGCGCCGCCGCCGGTGCCGGTGGAGGTGAATACGCTGCCGACCTTACCGACCAGCTTGCCTTGTGCCCAAAGACCACCGGTGCGGTCGAGGAAATTGCGCATCTGTGAGGCCATGTTGCCAAAGCGGGTCGGCACGCCAAAGATGATCGCATCGTAGTGCTCCAGATCTTCGGGCTGAGCAATGGGTGCGACCTGATCCAACTTCGCGCCGGCGGCACGGGCATCCTCTTCGGACATCAGTTCAGGAACGCGGCGCACATCAACCTCAGTTCCGGAGACGCTGCGCGCGCCTTCTGCCACAGCTTCGGCCATGGTTTCTATGTGACCGTACATGGAGTAATACAGAACCAATACCTTGCTCATCGATGTTGCTCCTTATCCTTAGGATGGATTAGAAAAAATTGACATTAAGCAGTGTGCCTTGGGCACTCGGCTGATGCACCGTACCACGCGGCGCCAGTCGCTGACCGAGGCGGGGGCCGCCTTTTACCCTAAGGCTGTGCAGATTCTGCAGTTGTTGCAGGAAGCCGAGCAGGATGTCGCTGCCGATACCCAACGGGTGAGCGGTGGGCTGCGCCTGAGTGCGCCGGTGAGCTTTGGCATCACCCACTTGGCACCGGCTTTAGCCGAGTTTCGCCGCCAATACCCCGAGGTAACGCTTGATGTGGTGCTCAATGATCGCCAGGTCAATCTCGTGGAAGAGGGCTATGACTTGGCCATTCGCATCGCCAGTTCGCTTCAGCCCAGCTTGGTGGCGCGGCCATTGATGTCCGTCGAGATGCTGCTGTGTGCCTCTCCCGATTATCTTCGCGCTCACGGTAGCCCCAAGCACCCGCGCGACCTCGCGCAGCATGATTGTCTGGTGTACAGCAATGATGCCAGCGCCCATGAATGGCAGTTTCAACAGGGTCAGGAACAAGTCAGTGTGCGGGTATACGGCAGCGTTCAGTCCGACAATGGCGAAATTCTGGTGGCTGCTGCCGAAGAGGGCATCGGTGTGGTGCGCATGCCGCGCTTTCTGTGCCAAGCTGCCCTAGACTCCGGGCGATTGCAGCCCATCCTCACCGACTGGCAGCTGCCTACCCACACCGTCTACGCTGTCTACGCTGACCGCCGCTGGCTGCCGCCGCGGGTGCGCGCGCTCATCGACTTCTTGGTCGCCCGCTTCGGTGAATAAAACTACCCCGTTTTTATATCTGGCGGATTTTGCTGTGCTGGGCTTGCAGTTCCTGGAGGGCGTTGCGCATTTCGGCGACGCGGGCGCGCTCTTTGTCGACGACTTCGGCGGGGGCGCGGGCGACGAAGCTTTCGTTGTTGAGCCGGGTCTCGGATTGCTCGAGGTTTTTCTCCAGCTTGGCGATTTCTTTGGCGAGGCGGGCCAGTTCGGCGTCTTTGTCGATCAAGCCAGCCAGCGGAATCAGCAGGCGCATCTCACCGACCAGAGCCATGGCTGATTCGGGTGGGGTATCGGCATCTTCCAGCCAGGTGAGGGATTCGGGGCGGGCCAGAAAGCCGATAAAAGCGGCATTGGCCTCATAGCGCTGGCGATCAGCCGGTTGGGCATTTTGCAACAGCACGGGTAGGGGCTTGCCGGGGGCAATGTCCATCTCCGCGCGGATACGCCGCATGCCGAGAATAAAGGTTTTCACCCATTCCAGTTCTTGTTCGGCGGCGGTATCGGTGAGCGCTGTGTCGGCCTCAGGATAGGCGCGCTGCAGTATGGTTTCACCGTCGACGCCGGCTGGGGTTTTCACCTGTTGCCAAATGGCTTCAGTGATATACGGCATCATCGGATGCAAGAGGCATAGGAGCTGTTCGAGAACGCTCACCAGCGTATGACGGGTGCCGCATTTTTCCTCATCGCTGACGTTTTCGCCGGTCAAAACGGGTTTGCAGAGCTCGAGATACCAGTCGCAATAGTCATACCAAGTGAATTCATAGAGCGACTTGGCGGCCAGATCAAAGCGATACTCTCCCAGCTGTCGGTGCACCTCGGAGATGGTGTTTTGCAGCCGCGAGAGGATCCAGCGATCCGCCAGTGATAGGCGCATCTCGCCGCCCTGAGTGCCGGTGTCTTGGCCCTCGGTGTTCATCAAGACATAGCGCGCCGCATTCCACAGCTTGTTGCAAAAATTGCGGTAACCCTCGATGCGGCCCAGATCAAACTTGATGTCGCGGCCACTGGAGGCCAACGCGGCCAGGGTGAAGCGCAGGGCGTCGGTACCAAAGGTCGGTATGCCATCAGGAAACTGTTTTTTCGTGGCTTGGGCGATGCGTTTTTCCATTTGTGGTTGCATCAGGCCTGTGGTGCGCTTGGCCAGTAAATCCTCAAGGCTGATGCCATCGATCAGATCAATGGGGTCGAGCACATTGCCTTTGGACTTGGACATTTTCTGGCCCTCGGCATCGCGAATCAGGCCGGTGACATAGACCTCGCGAAAGGGCACATCGTCCATGAATTTCAGGCCCATCATGATCATGCGTGCCACCCAGAAGAAGATGATGTCAAAGCCGGTGACCAGCACAGATGTGGGATAGAAGGTCTTCAGCTCCGGCGTCTGTTCCGGCCAGCCCAAGGTTGAGAACGGCCACAGCGCCGAGCTGAACCAGGTATCGAGGACGTCGGCGTCTTGGCGCAGCGTGACCGACGCATCGAGGCTGTATTTCTCGCGGGCCTCGGCTTCATCGCGAGCGACGTAAATGTTGCCTTGTTGGTCATACCAAGCGGGGATGCGATGACCCCACCAGATCTGCCGGGAGATGCACCAGTCTTGAATATTGCGCATCCATTCAAAATAGGTCTTGCTCCAGTTCTCCGGCACAAAGCGAATCTGGCCGTCTTCTACCGCCTTGATGGCCGGCTCAGCTAGCGGTCCGGCTTTCACATACCATTGATCGGTTAAGAAGGGCTCAATGACCGCGCCGGTGCGATCGCCTCTGGGCACCATGAGCTTGTGATCATCAATGCGCTCAAGAAGATCTAAAGCCTCGAAATCGGCGATGATCTTTCTGCGGGCCTCATAACGCTCCATGCCGCGATAGGCTTCGGGGGCCTCGTCGTTGATACAGGCATCCACGGTAAAGATGTTGATCAATGGCAGGTCATGGCGGCTGCCCACCGCATAGTCATTAAAATCATGGGCCGGGGTGATCTTCACGCAGCCAGAACCAAATTCGGGGTCGACATAGTCATCGGCAATCACCGGGATTTGCCGACCGGTTAACGGCAGGTCGACGGTCTTACCGATGAGATGCCGATAGCGTTCATCTTCAGGGTGCACGGCCACAGCGGTATCTCCCAGCATGGTTTCTGGGCGGGTGGTGGCGACCACCAAATGCCCGGAGCCATCACTTAATGGATAGCGCAGATGCCAGAGATGGCCTTGCTCTTCTTCGGAGAGTACCTCGAGGTCAGAGACAGCGGTGTGCAGCACCGGATCCCAGTTCACCAAGCGCTTGCCACGGTAAATCAGACCCTCGTCATACAGCCGCACAAAGACTTCGGTGACGGCCTGTGATAAGCCTTCATCCATGGTGAAGCGCTCGCGGCTCCAGTCAATGGCGGTGCCCATACGGCGCAGCTGTTTTTGGATTTCGTTGCCGGAGTGCTCGCGCCATTCCCAGACCTTGTCGAGGAAGGCCTCACGACCCAGATCATGGCGGGAGATGCCGTCTCGCGCCAGTTGGCGCTCCACCACCATTTGTGTGGCGATGCCGGCGTGGTCGGTGCCGCCCTGCCACAGCGTGTTGTGGCCGCGCATGCGGTGGTAGCGAATCAGGGTGTCCATCAAGGTGTCTTGAAAGGCATGACCCATGTGCAGCGTGCCGGTGACATTGGGCGGCGGCAGCATGATGCAGTAGGGCTCGCCCTGACCACTGGGCGCGAATCGCCCCTGACTCTCCCACTCGGCATAGATTCGGCGTTCGATGGCGTGTGGGTCGTAGGTTTTTTCCATGGGGCAGTCGGCTTAGGCAGGCAAAGTCGGGATTATAGGTTTTTTAGGAACGAATCGGGTGATGATGTAACTCCAACCCCTGTTCGCGAAAGAAGCGAAAATGGTCGCGGCCGGTATCACGGATGGCGGGATCCTGATTAACGACCTCAATCAGCCGCGCGAAATGCGTATAGAAATCTGGCACTTGGGTAGCCAAATTGATCAATATATCGGCAGCCGCGACCGGACCGGATTGCAGGCCGATGCGCACCGGCAGGGGCTCATCTTCCGGCGCATCCACGGCGTGCGGGATGAATGCATCATCGCGGAACGTCCACAGGCAATCGTCAATCATGCTGGCGGTAGCCGGCGAGTCGGTATGGATATGCACCTGATGACCGCGCTCCAGGGCTTTTTCCACCAGCCGACAGACGGTGAGCAGCCGCGGATGCAGCTGCTCGTCTTCCAATACATAGAAGTCAACGCGTGGCATGCAATCGGCTTTAAGACCCAGCGCGGTTAAAAAGGTACTGCATCAGCAGCGGCACGGGGCGGCCGCTGGCGCCTTTCTGTGAGCCGCTTTTCCAGGCCACCCCGGCAATGTCTAAGTGTGCCCAGCGGTATTTTTCGGCGAAGCGCGAGAGAAAGCAGGCCGCGGTGATGGTGCCCGCCGCCCGACCACCGATATTGCCCATGTCGGCGAAATTGCTTTTTAGTTGTTCTTGATACTCATCCCATAGGGGCAACTCCCAAGCGCGATCGAAAGCCTCCTGACCAGCGTCCAAAAGCGCCTGGACCAGAGGCCGATGATTGCCCAGCACGGCCGTGGTTTGATGGCCCAAAGCAATAATGCAGGCGCCAGTGAGGGTCGCCATATCGATCACCACATCGGGATCAAAGCGCTCTGCGTAGGTCAGGGCATCGCTCAATACCAGTCGACCTTCGGCATCGGTGTTCAGCACTTCCACAGTCTTACCGGCCATGGTGGTGATGACGTCGCCGGGTTTAACGGCCTTGCCGTCGGGCATGTTTTCCGCGGCAGCGATAATGCCGACGACGTTGATGGGCAGGCGCAGCTGCGCCACCGCTTTCATCGTGCCCATGACGGCCGCGGCGCCGCCCATGTCAAACTTCATCTCATCCATGGCCTGGGCGGGTTTAATTGAAATGCCGCCGGTGTCAAAGGTAATTCCTTTGCCCACCAGCACGATCGGCTTGTCGTTTTTCTTGCCCCCTTGATGATTGAGGACAATCAGGCGAGGTGGTTCATCCGAGCCGCGGGCCACAGCCAGCAGGGCACCCATGCCCAGCTCTTCCATGGCATTTTCATCTAGCACCTCGACTGATAGTCGTTTATTGCCTTTTTTCAGTTGCTTGGCTTGTTCTGCCAAGTGGCGGGGGGTGCAGATGTTGCCAGGGCGATTGGCCAGATCACGTGCCAGACTGACGCCATCAGCGGTGGCCATGGCTCGGGCCAGCTGTTGGTCCAGTGCGATGGTGTCAGCGTCATGTGGCACCTGCAAGGCCATATGCTTGAGCTTTGCTGCTTTGGGTTTTTTGCCGGTTTTGAGCTCATCAAAGCGATAGCGGGACTCTTCCATGAGCAGCACGGTTTGCACCAATGGCCA is part of the Ectothiorhodosinus mongolicus genome and encodes:
- a CDS encoding valine--tRNA ligase, producing the protein MEKTYDPHAIERRIYAEWESQGRFAPSGQGEPYCIMLPPPNVTGTLHMGHAFQDTLMDTLIRYHRMRGHNTLWQGGTDHAGIATQMVVERQLARDGISRHDLGREAFLDKVWEWREHSGNEIQKQLRRMGTAIDWSRERFTMDEGLSQAVTEVFVRLYDEGLIYRGKRLVNWDPVLHTAVSDLEVLSEEEQGHLWHLRYPLSDGSGHLVVATTRPETMLGDTAVAVHPEDERYRHLIGKTVDLPLTGRQIPVIADDYVDPEFGSGCVKITPAHDFNDYAVGSRHDLPLINIFTVDACINDEAPEAYRGMERYEARRKIIADFEALDLLERIDDHKLMVPRGDRTGAVIEPFLTDQWYVKAGPLAEPAIKAVEDGQIRFVPENWSKTYFEWMRNIQDWCISRQIWWGHRIPAWYDQQGNIYVARDEAEAREKYSLDASVTLRQDADVLDTWFSSALWPFSTLGWPEQTPELKTFYPTSVLVTGFDIIFFWVARMIMMGLKFMDDVPFREVYVTGLIRDAEGQKMSKSKGNVLDPIDLIDGISLEDLLAKRTTGLMQPQMEKRIAQATKKQFPDGIPTFGTDALRFTLAALASSGRDIKFDLGRIEGYRNFCNKLWNAARYVLMNTEGQDTGTQGGEMRLSLADRWILSRLQNTISEVHRQLGEYRFDLAAKSLYEFTWYDYCDWYLELCKPVLTGENVSDEEKCGTRHTLVSVLEQLLCLLHPMMPYITEAIWQQVKTPAGVDGETILQRAYPEADTALTDTAAEQELEWVKTFILGMRRIRAEMDIAPGKPLPVLLQNAQPADRQRYEANAAFIGFLARPESLTWLEDADTPPESAMALVGEMRLLIPLAGLIDKDAELARLAKEIAKLEKNLEQSETRLNNESFVARAPAEVVDKERARVAEMRNALQELQAQHSKIRQI
- a CDS encoding LysR family transcriptional regulator — its product is MHRTTRRQSLTEAGAAFYPKAVQILQLLQEAEQDVAADTQRVSGGLRLSAPVSFGITHLAPALAEFRRQYPEVTLDVVLNDRQVNLVEEGYDLAIRIASSLQPSLVARPLMSVEMLLCASPDYLRAHGSPKHPRDLAQHDCLVYSNDASAHEWQFQQGQEQVSVRVYGSVQSDNGEILVAAAEEGIGVVRMPRFLCQAALDSGRLQPILTDWQLPTHTVYAVYADRRWLPPRVRALIDFLVARFGE
- a CDS encoding leucyl aminopeptidase: MEFSIGSSSPETQKSACIIVGIYERGKLSEAAAALDQALDGLLSSLCKRGDISGEEGELLWVPHVTGIPAERLLLVGCGKTKTLSESSFRKITTAVAKTLQKTAADEVYNTLTSLTVKGHDLRWPLVQTVLLMEESRYRFDELKTGKKPKAAKLKHMALQVPHDADTIALDQQLARAMATADGVSLARDLANRPGNICTPRHLAEQAKQLKKGNKRLSVEVLDENAMEELGMGALLAVARGSDEPPRLIVLNHQGGKKNDKPIVLVGKGITFDTGGISIKPAQAMDEMKFDMGGAAAVMGTMKAVAQLRLPINVVGIIAAAENMPDGKAVKPGDVITTMAGKTVEVLNTDAEGRLVLSDALTYAERFDPDVVIDMATLTGACIIALGHQTTAVLGNHRPLVQALLDAGQEAFDRAWELPLWDEYQEQLKSNFADMGNIGGRAAGTITAACFLSRFAEKYRWAHLDIAGVAWKSGSQKGASGRPVPLLMQYLFNRAGS
- the wrbA gene encoding NAD(P)H:quinone oxidoreductase — encoded protein: MSKVLVLYYSMYGHIETMAEAVAEGARSVSGTEVDVRRVPELMSEEDARAAGAKLDQVAPIAQPEDLEHYDAIIFGVPTRFGNMASQMRNFLDRTGGLWAQGKLVGKVGSVFTSTGTGGGAETTITSTWNTLAHHGMVIVGLPYAIPELTDVSETRGGGPYGAATLAGPDGSRQPSEKELTIARFQGSHVAGIAARMAG
- a CDS encoding DNA polymerase III subunit chi codes for the protein MPRVDFYVLEDEQLHPRLLTVCRLVEKALERGHQVHIHTDSPATASMIDDCLWTFRDDAFIPHAVDAPEDEPLPVRIGLQSGPVAAADILINLATQVPDFYTHFARLIEVVNQDPAIRDTGRDHFRFFREQGLELHHHPIRS